A part of Candidatus Aegiribacteria sp. genomic DNA contains:
- a CDS encoding phosphotransferase: MWKVLSSSSMERQMEILSEFCELEAGLHSLDWRILEEEDTGRFNDPWSFIDEYLDMGRFFLKSIDTAAGFKSAMKWLEERRDLVPCGKPCPVHLDFHPGNVIIRDDGKNFVIDWTQVSVSDYRFDLSWTMLLMSTYMERKYRE, encoded by the coding sequence ATGTGGAAAGTACTTTCTTCATCTTCAATGGAACGTCAGATGGAGATCCTTTCGGAATTCTGTGAACTTGAAGCTGGATTACATTCACTTGACTGGCGTATTCTCGAGGAGGAAGATACCGGGAGATTCAATGATCCATGGAGCTTCATAGACGAATATCTTGATATGGGAAGGTTTTTTCTGAAATCAATCGATACAGCAGCAGGTTTTAAATCCGCTATGAAATGGCTGGAGGAAAGACGCGATCTGGTTCCATGCGGAAAACCCTGCCCGGTTCATCTGGATTTCCATCCCGGAAATGTCATAATCCGTGATGACGGCAAGAATTTCGTCATTGACTGGACTCAGGTCTCAGTTTCCGATTATCGTTTTGATCTTTCCTGGACCATGCTTCTTATGAGTACATATATGGAACGGAAATACCGGGAATAG
- a CDS encoding DUF6144 family protein, producing MKKTEYAEFLRSRNMDDESINSAIENVTHFEEYLALSGIDIDTVPVSSAERYFSALIADGENTMKMFLDLARYFYITGQSDVYIYIVSTISGREVLESISEKLALKTDPDCRDQVFECLEAPPLGSPPDSYPENTCQLVKRLMELGRETCHDVLADNHHGIPRDSFQKYTKWFEESSSIDGFLKRLHSDKIRILQQHLDEGKIWFEQVITSDVIDLVKGNQEILSAVRKGEYLYITKIPYSPKYWLNEKDSLMKRYYACHCPLAREAIIMNDTEIPMDWCYCSGGFAKLMFDVVFGEPTEVEVLKSVLAGDDICRFRIKLPDKLIQEVHSSG from the coding sequence ATGAAAAAAACTGAATACGCCGAATTTCTCCGGTCAAGGAACATGGATGATGAGTCAATAAATTCCGCTATCGAAAACGTGACACATTTCGAGGAATACCTTGCTCTCTCAGGCATAGATATCGATACGGTTCCCGTGTCTTCCGCTGAAAGGTATTTCTCAGCATTGATAGCTGACGGAGAAAACACCATGAAGATGTTTCTGGATCTCGCCAGGTATTTCTACATAACCGGACAGAGTGATGTGTATATCTATATAGTTTCTACTATCAGCGGCAGGGAAGTGCTTGAATCCATATCCGAGAAACTCGCATTAAAGACTGATCCTGATTGCAGGGATCAGGTGTTTGAGTGTCTGGAGGCTCCGCCTTTGGGTTCACCTCCGGACAGCTATCCAGAGAATACATGTCAGCTTGTGAAAAGACTTATGGAACTGGGCCGGGAAACCTGCCATGATGTACTGGCCGACAATCATCATGGAATACCACGTGACAGCTTCCAGAAGTATACAAAATGGTTTGAGGAATCCAGTTCCATAGATGGTTTTCTCAAAAGACTTCACTCGGATAAAATCAGAATTCTCCAGCAACACCTTGATGAAGGAAAAATATGGTTCGAGCAGGTAATTACCTCCGATGTCATTGACCTGGTTAAAGGCAACCAGGAAATACTGTCAGCAGTCCGTAAAGGAGAATACCTTTATATTACCAAAATCCCGTATTCCCCAAAGTATTGGCTGAATGAGAAGGACAGCCTCATGAAACGGTACTACGCCTGTCACTGCCCTCTCGCCAGGGAAGCAATTATCATGAACGACACTGAAATACCAATGGACTGGTGTTACTGCAGCGGGGGCTTCGCGAAATTGATGTTCGATGTTGTATTCGGTGAACCCACTGAGGTGGAAGTGCTTAAGAGCGTTCTGGCTGGAGACGATATATGCAGGTTCAGAATCAAGTTGCCTGATAAGCTGATACAGGAAGTTCACTCTTCCGGTTGA
- a CDS encoding helix-turn-helix transcriptional regulator: MEKGVEMKLKNRLRVLRAEKEISQNDLAEEVGLSRQTINSIERGKFNPSIITALKIADYFAVRVDEVFQLEEDE, from the coding sequence CTGGAGAAGGGAGTTGAAATGAAACTGAAGAACAGGCTTCGGGTTCTCCGCGCGGAGAAGGAGATCAGTCAGAACGATCTTGCGGAAGAAGTAGGTCTCAGCAGGCAGACGATAAATTCAATTGAACGGGGAAAATTCAATCCTTCGATTATTACAGCATTGAAAATTGCAGATTATTTTGCTGTACGTGTCGATGAGGTGTTTCAGCTGGAAGAGGATGAGTAA
- a CDS encoding PAS domain S-box protein, protein MKQKAPYRRIFEASNDAFLIFDLKGVVREANPAACEMYGYPYEEMIGLSGKDFVHPDCQYLFRKFVEETPSGKPFAAESVEIRKDGSTFNIEVRGNTFEYESEPHILAIIRDITERKRVEREIETKSEFLERLVQQSPLPTFVLDNKGICLVVNEAFLEFYAVPDKDLILGSNAVTVPQNIKYGVDKYIKEALKGNEIDVQEIEFISPYDNRKLYIKVKLFPVFDHEGKLTNVVSMQEDITDRKHAEEALRESEEKFRLLTENSFDCIWMLDTRLRFTYLSPSVEAILGYKPEHLIGTKLSLYFKKKEYLKVSVLAVKALKNYKTFNHITFETRMLNSNNEEVDVEITSKTLLNFQGKLIGLQGTTRDITERKKSEKEIRKLSEVVETSPEAVVITDMQGNIEYVNEGLLKLGGYKNDSLIVGNSIFLFSDEEGVRKLNEEIIPIILSEGKWRGEVTVKRSDGSTLPTEMICSSIPDEEGKPMHLLSQYHDITWRKNTEEQLRESEQKFRDMTNLLPQIVYEIDTEGNLTYINKQAFDSFGYSQEEYEKGINVMQTLIPSDRNRAKENIEKVLYGKDVGNPEYTVLRKDGSTFPILIYSSAILKDNIPVGLRGIIVDITERKQAEEERAQMEDQFRHAQKMESVGRLAGGVAHDFNNMLGVILGYTEMSLDKLDPSQPFYTALQEIRKAADRSADLTRQLLAFARRQTISPRVLDLNETVEGMLKMLCRLIGEDINLSWQPFADLLRIKVDPTQFDQILVNLCANGSDAISGVGKMTIETGKAAFDEDYCREHPGFVPGEYVLLAVSDDGCGMDKEIQDNIFEPFFTTKEVGQGTGLGLATVYGIVKQNDGFINIYSEPGKGTTFNIYLPRYAGKTVQIQDECPEEPISQGHETILLAEDEPAILEMATKMLKRQGYTVLDADTPGVALRLAREYNSEIHLLMTDVIMPEMNGRDLANKLASICPDIKCLFMSGYTANVIAHRRVLDDGVNFIQKPFSIQDLASKVREVLDAE, encoded by the coding sequence TTGAAGCAAAAAGCTCCATATCGCAGAATATTTGAAGCATCAAACGATGCTTTTCTTATATTTGATTTGAAAGGTGTTGTCAGGGAAGCAAATCCAGCTGCCTGCGAGATGTACGGGTATCCTTACGAGGAGATGATAGGATTATCCGGTAAGGATTTCGTTCATCCGGATTGTCAGTATCTTTTCAGGAAATTCGTTGAAGAAACTCCTTCGGGAAAACCCTTTGCTGCTGAATCTGTAGAAATCCGCAAGGATGGATCCACTTTTAACATAGAAGTCAGAGGAAACACATTCGAATATGAGAGCGAGCCGCATATTCTGGCGATTATTCGCGACATTACTGAACGCAAACGCGTAGAACGCGAAATAGAAACAAAAAGCGAGTTTCTTGAACGTCTCGTTCAGCAATCGCCGCTACCAACGTTCGTTCTGGATAACAAGGGGATTTGTTTGGTAGTTAACGAAGCATTCCTGGAATTTTATGCTGTCCCGGACAAAGATTTGATTCTCGGGTCAAATGCGGTTACAGTACCTCAGAATATCAAGTATGGCGTAGACAAGTATATCAAGGAAGCACTTAAAGGGAATGAAATAGATGTTCAAGAGATCGAATTCATTTCACCTTACGATAATAGGAAACTCTATATTAAAGTTAAGTTATTTCCAGTATTTGATCATGAAGGTAAGCTGACAAATGTTGTATCAATGCAGGAAGACATCACAGATCGCAAACATGCGGAAGAAGCCTTGCGCGAGAGTGAAGAGAAATTCCGATTGCTTACAGAAAATTCATTTGACTGTATCTGGATGCTGGATACCAGGCTGAGATTTACATATTTGAGTCCTTCAGTAGAGGCAATACTGGGGTATAAACCGGAACATTTGATCGGTACAAAATTAAGTTTGTATTTCAAGAAGAAAGAATATTTAAAAGTCAGTGTACTGGCTGTAAAGGCATTGAAGAACTACAAGACATTTAATCACATTACATTCGAGACCAGAATGCTTAATAGCAATAATGAAGAAGTGGATGTAGAAATTACCAGCAAAACACTTCTCAACTTTCAGGGCAAGCTTATCGGCCTTCAGGGTACAACCAGAGACATCACCGAACGCAAGAAGTCAGAAAAAGAAATACGAAAGCTGTCCGAAGTTGTGGAAACATCTCCCGAAGCAGTTGTTATAACTGATATGCAGGGAAATATAGAGTACGTAAACGAGGGACTTCTTAAACTTGGCGGTTATAAGAATGACAGCTTGATAGTTGGAAATTCGATCTTTTTGTTCAGCGATGAAGAAGGCGTAAGAAAATTAAACGAGGAAATTATTCCAATTATTCTATCTGAAGGAAAATGGAGAGGCGAGGTTACTGTTAAACGAAGCGACGGCTCCACGTTACCAACTGAGATGATTTGTTCAAGCATTCCGGATGAAGAAGGCAAACCAATGCATTTATTATCTCAATATCACGATATTACCTGGAGAAAGAACACAGAAGAACAGTTACGCGAAAGCGAACAAAAATTCAGAGATATGACAAATCTTCTACCACAGATCGTCTATGAGATTGATACTGAAGGAAACCTTACTTATATAAATAAACAGGCATTTGATTCTTTTGGATATTCTCAAGAGGAATATGAAAAAGGAATTAATGTAATGCAGACATTAATCCCTTCCGACAGAAACAGAGCGAAAGAAAATATAGAAAAAGTATTGTACGGAAAGGATGTTGGAAATCCCGAGTATACTGTCCTGAGAAAAGATGGAAGCACGTTTCCAATATTAATCTACTCAAGTGCAATTCTCAAAGACAACATACCTGTTGGTTTGAGAGGGATCATTGTTGACATCACTGAGCGTAAACAGGCCGAGGAGGAAAGGGCTCAGATGGAGGATCAGTTCCGTCATGCCCAGAAGATGGAATCAGTGGGCCGTCTGGCGGGTGGTGTTGCTCATGATTTCAACAACATGCTTGGAGTGATCCTTGGTTATACGGAAATGTCCCTTGACAAGTTAGACCCGTCCCAGCCGTTCTATACCGCCCTGCAGGAGATCCGCAAGGCCGCTGACCGTTCCGCCGATCTAACCCGGCAATTACTGGCCTTTGCCCGCAGACAGACTATATCGCCAAGGGTACTCGATCTGAACGAAACAGTGGAGGGCATGCTCAAGATGCTGTGCAGGCTTATCGGTGAGGATATCAATTTATCTTGGCAGCCATTTGCAGATCTGTTGAGAATCAAGGTTGACCCGACGCAGTTCGATCAGATTCTGGTTAATCTTTGTGCAAATGGCAGTGACGCAATCTCGGGAGTGGGCAAGATGACTATCGAAACAGGAAAGGCTGCTTTCGATGAGGATTATTGCCGGGAACATCCAGGATTTGTCCCAGGTGAATATGTACTCCTGGCTGTCAGTGATGACGGTTGCGGCATGGATAAAGAGATACAGGATAATATTTTCGAACCTTTTTTCACAACCAAGGAAGTGGGCCAGGGCACCGGCCTAGGGCTTGCCACGGTCTATGGCATAGTCAAGCAAAACGACGGCTTCATCAACATCTACAGCGAACCGGGCAAAGGGACCACCTTCAATATCTATCTGCCTCGATATGCGGGAAAGACAGTGCAAATACAGGATGAATGTCCGGAGGAACCGATCAGTCAAGGTCATGAAACTATCCTGCTGGCGGAAGACGAACCGGCGATTCTGGAAATGGCCACTAAAATGCTCAAACGTCAGGGTTACACAGTACTTGATGCCGATACTCCGGGTGTGGCCCTCCGCCTGGCCAGGGAATATAACAGCGAGATTCATCTGCTTATGACCGATGTGATCATGCCGGAGATGAACGGCCGTGACCTGGCTAATAAACTGGCATCCATTTGCCCGGATATAAAGTGTCTGTTCATGTCCGGTTATACTGCCAATGTAATCGCCCATCGGCGGGTGCTCGATGATGGCGTTAATTTCATACAGAAACCCTTCTCGATACAGGATCTGGCTTCCAAAGTGAGAGAAGTACTGGACGCTGAATAA
- a CDS encoding T9SS type A sorting domain-containing protein: protein MNYRKTHKQQVSFIIFLLFLLSGWQTQVLSQGIIIDHGCTDITLIPEFAINQAKSNLHIAYGHTSHGSQLTTGMNGLVGFANGGGLGLSLPNDIFEWNNGGSGGALDLHDYAMSGDCGYYPAWYNNTVAYLNNPANSDVNVIIWSWCGQAASRTEQEMIDTYLNPMTALESLYPNVTFVYMTGHANATGETGNLHLRNQQIRNYCITNNKVLYDFYDIECYDPDGSYFGDRYVDDDCSYTGGNWAIEWQSTHVEGVDWYNCSAAHTQPLNANRKAYAAWWLWAILGGWQGTGITEQEIMYDYSMDISFVNPSIETASISCSVSEQLNVIIDVYSCNGRLVTTPFNGEMNAGDHELVLDNLQPGMYLVVMRSNDLSVSDRLIILR from the coding sequence ATGAATTACAGAAAGACTCACAAACAACAAGTTAGTTTCATAATATTCCTTTTATTCCTCCTGTCAGGATGGCAAACACAAGTTTTGTCTCAAGGGATAATTATTGATCACGGATGTACGGATATTACTCTAATTCCCGAATTTGCGATAAATCAGGCAAAATCAAATCTTCATATTGCATATGGACACACATCACATGGAAGTCAACTTACAACCGGGATGAATGGTTTAGTTGGTTTCGCAAATGGCGGCGGATTAGGGCTCTCCCTACCGAATGATATTTTCGAATGGAACAACGGTGGATCCGGAGGTGCTCTGGATTTACATGATTATGCGATGAGTGGTGATTGTGGATATTACCCGGCTTGGTACAACAATACGGTTGCTTATCTGAACAATCCTGCTAATTCAGATGTAAATGTGATTATCTGGTCCTGGTGTGGACAGGCCGCATCTCGAACCGAACAGGAAATGATTGATACTTACCTGAATCCGATGACAGCACTTGAGAGCCTATATCCCAATGTTACATTTGTTTATATGACAGGGCATGCTAATGCTACTGGAGAAACTGGTAATCTTCACTTGCGAAATCAACAAATCAGAAATTACTGTATAACTAATAATAAAGTGTTATACGATTTTTATGATATTGAATGCTATGATCCGGATGGTAGCTATTTTGGTGATAGATATGTGGACGATGATTGCTCTTATACCGGTGGGAACTGGGCAATTGAATGGCAAAGCACTCATGTAGAAGGAGTGGATTGGTATAACTGCTCCGCTGCACACACACAACCCTTGAATGCTAACCGTAAAGCTTATGCTGCCTGGTGGTTATGGGCAATTTTGGGAGGTTGGCAGGGTACAGGCATCACCGAGCAGGAAATCATGTACGATTACAGTATGGACATTTCATTTGTGAATCCTTCAATCGAGACCGCAAGCATATCATGCTCGGTTTCCGAGCAACTTAACGTGATAATAGATGTCTATTCGTGTAACGGCAGGCTTGTTACAACGCCTTTCAATGGTGAAATGAATGCAGGTGACCACGAGTTAGTTCTTGATAACCTTCAGCCCGGCATGTATCTGGTGGTCATGAGATCGAACGATCTTAGTGTTTCAGACAGACTGATCATCCTGCGGTAA